One segment of Constrictibacter sp. MBR-5 DNA contains the following:
- the lspA gene encoding signal peptidase II has product MGRRVGIGCAAAALALDQGTKALALGTPALVDGVELLPILNLVLVRNHGVSFGMLSGVVPWWALILLSLAIVAALAVWLWRSQGRAVSMALGLIIGGALGNVVDRVRFQAVTDFLDFHVAAYHWPAFNLADVAVVCGAALLMLDGFRASEGRRHEEA; this is encoded by the coding sequence GTGGGCCGCCGCGTCGGCATAGGATGCGCTGCGGCGGCGCTCGCTCTCGATCAGGGCACCAAGGCGCTTGCCCTTGGCACGCCCGCTCTGGTGGATGGCGTTGAACTCCTCCCGATTTTGAACCTTGTCCTCGTGCGCAATCACGGCGTCAGCTTTGGGATGCTTAGCGGCGTTGTGCCGTGGTGGGCGCTGATCTTGCTCAGCCTAGCCATAGTGGCCGCCCTTGCCGTCTGGCTATGGCGATCACAAGGCCGGGCGGTCAGCATGGCTCTCGGGCTGATAATCGGCGGCGCTCTCGGCAACGTGGTTGACCGCGTGCGGTTTCAGGCGGTCACTGATTTTCTGGATTTTCACGTTGCCGCTTACCACTGGCCCGCCTTCAACCTTGCTGACGTGGCGGTCGTCTGCGGCGCGGCGTTGCTAATGCTCGATGGCTTTCGCGCGTCGGAAGGAAGAAGGCATGAAGAAGCCTGA
- a CDS encoding ATP-binding protein, producing the protein MLVELGAESGLVGDGGVSDSHLAELLGLEVDVSGKHRGQATARQQLQSLLSACENDQAARRLPPTLDGNIARLAALVGLSDMDRHILGFAVLLAMTAELADVCRDLGDMTSTVAMRAVAAILHLPPEQVFTALGPAGLLSRAGLLFLNQERSVNLPHKLQFGSVRFPDKMMSEGTDPHDLISDTVVLSRPAELGLDDYAHVARALDILIPYLRRGLQDQQKGVNVLLHGMPGTGKTQLARTLAREIGVELFEITDAYRDGEPMEGSGRLTALRAAQHVLARRRVLLVFDEMEDAFAGTIAERSAAQSTKAWINRMLEQNPLPTIWISNSTACLDPAFVRRFDFCLELPVPPKSQREKLVRAACRGLVDDAAVARLASSDLVAPAVIARAAAVVGTIQRDMGGAGPSAAVELLVRNTTLAQGHRVPDHAVPDPGEGIYYLDCVNADVELRTLGENLRRVAAGRIFLHGPPGSGKTAYAQWLANTLEKPLHVKRASDLLSAFVGDNERNIASAFRGAKREGAVLLIDEVDSFLLDRRSAQRHWEISLVNEMLTQMECHDGIFIASTNQIDALDKAALRRFDIKIGFGALRPNQAWELLRRQCAVLGIGEPEAELEQYMGRLNGLVPGDFATVARRSRLSAIATPRAFVTALAEECALKGSQRTIGFALP; encoded by the coding sequence TTGCTGGTCGAACTCGGCGCGGAGAGTGGACTGGTCGGCGACGGCGGGGTGAGCGACAGCCATCTGGCGGAACTGTTGGGCCTGGAGGTGGATGTTTCCGGGAAACATCGCGGCCAAGCGACGGCGCGGCAGCAGCTTCAGTCACTCCTCTCCGCATGTGAAAACGATCAGGCCGCCCGGCGATTGCCCCCCACCCTGGACGGCAATATTGCGCGCCTCGCCGCGCTCGTAGGACTGTCCGACATGGATCGCCATATATTGGGCTTCGCCGTCCTGCTGGCGATGACCGCTGAACTGGCGGACGTCTGTAGGGATCTCGGAGATATGACCTCAACGGTCGCTATGCGTGCGGTCGCGGCAATTCTTCATCTTCCGCCTGAGCAGGTGTTCACGGCTCTGGGGCCTGCGGGTCTGCTCAGCCGTGCAGGGCTGCTGTTTCTGAACCAGGAGCGAAGCGTCAACCTCCCTCACAAGCTGCAGTTCGGATCGGTCCGTTTCCCGGACAAGATGATGTCCGAGGGTACCGACCCTCACGATCTCATCTCGGATACTGTCGTGTTGTCTCGTCCGGCCGAACTCGGCCTGGACGACTACGCGCACGTCGCGCGGGCACTGGACATTCTGATCCCGTATTTGCGCCGAGGTCTCCAAGATCAGCAGAAGGGGGTCAACGTTCTCCTTCACGGCATGCCCGGCACCGGAAAGACCCAACTGGCCCGCACATTGGCAAGAGAGATCGGCGTGGAGCTGTTCGAGATCACTGATGCCTACCGGGATGGCGAGCCGATGGAGGGGTCCGGACGTTTGACGGCGCTGCGTGCGGCGCAGCATGTGCTGGCACGGCGGCGCGTGCTGCTGGTGTTCGACGAGATGGAGGACGCCTTCGCCGGCACGATCGCCGAACGGAGCGCCGCGCAGTCGACGAAGGCGTGGATCAATCGGATGCTGGAACAGAATCCGCTGCCGACGATCTGGATCTCCAACTCGACCGCGTGCCTCGATCCTGCGTTCGTCCGCCGTTTTGACTTCTGCCTGGAACTGCCGGTGCCGCCCAAGTCGCAGCGCGAAAAGCTGGTCCGTGCCGCCTGCCGCGGGCTAGTCGACGATGCGGCAGTAGCGCGTCTCGCATCGAGCGACTTGGTGGCACCAGCGGTAATCGCTCGCGCGGCGGCCGTGGTCGGAACCATCCAGCGTGATATGGGCGGTGCCGGGCCAAGTGCAGCGGTCGAACTCTTAGTTCGCAACACCACTCTGGCGCAGGGCCACCGGGTGCCGGACCACGCCGTGCCTGATCCCGGGGAGGGCATTTACTATCTGGATTGCGTCAATGCCGATGTTGAACTGCGCACCCTCGGTGAGAACCTGCGGCGCGTCGCTGCGGGCCGCATCTTCCTGCATGGGCCTCCTGGCAGCGGCAAGACCGCCTACGCCCAATGGCTTGCCAACACCCTGGAGAAGCCGCTCCATGTGAAGCGCGCCTCCGACCTTCTGTCCGCATTCGTCGGTGATAACGAGCGGAACATCGCCTCGGCCTTCCGGGGCGCCAAGCGGGAAGGGGCTGTGCTGCTCATCGACGAGGTCGACAGCTTTCTGTTGGATCGCCGCTCTGCGCAGCGGCACTGGGAGATCAGTCTCGTTAACGAAATGCTCACGCAGATGGAATGCCACGATGGCATCTTCATCGCCTCGACGAATCAGATCGACGCGCTCGACAAGGCCGCACTGCGGCGGTTCGACATCAAAATCGGGTTCGGTGCGCTCCGGCCGAACCAGGCATGGGAACTGCTGCGGCGACAATGCGCCGTCCTGGGGATCGGTGAGCCTGAAGCCGAATTGGAGCAGTATATGGGCCGGCTGAATGGGCTTGTGCCGGGCGATTTCGCGACCGTGGCCCGGCGTAGCCGCTTGTCTGCCATCGCGACGCCAAGGGCATTCGTCACCGCGCTGGCGGAAGAGTGTGCGCTGAAGGGCAGCCAGCGGACGATCGGCTTTGCCTTGCCGTAG